ACTTGCGAGCCATTCCTGACCACTCCCCCCACCCCAAATGAAAATGCAACGTGACAAACCGCCAAGCTAGCGCATCCGCACGTTATTTTCCAGGCCAATTGGAGGTAAGCGGACAGACTCCTAGGGAGTTGTGGCGTTATGATCATAAAAAAAACCCGTGGATGGGCAGACACGTCCAAAGGAAACCCAGTGCGAATTCGAGTGCGTGGGAGTTGCTATGCAGCGGTTACGGCACAAAAGGTACTGTTTTGTCCGTTGAATTTGGCGATCACATGAACACAAGAACATGCAGTTAGCTGTTTTACGTAAAGCCCCCAGAGTGCGCGCTGGCTTGGCTGCGGGCCAGCGACGCGGAACAAATTGCCTTTGCGGCTGCACAGCAATGCGTGCTCGTCACTCGCGAACGTGGCATGGCGGCGGAAATTCCACCCGGCGCTTCTCACGCTGGAATTGCAATTGCCCCGCAGCGGCCGCCGCAATATCGGACCAACGGTGCTCGCCTTGACGCACTTGCCCGCCATTTAACGGCCGAAGAGATGGCGAACCAGATTGAGTACCTTTAGACTCGTTGCAAGGGCTAACAAACGCCTTTGTGCCACCGTTTGGTGGGATCGTGAAGATCTAGACTGAAATTTAACAGCGGTTCGAAATCTACCAGTTGCAATTCCATTACAATGTCTAAAATCAAGCACCTTCCGAAACGCGCCGAAGTCAAGCCGTCTGACTGCTGGAATCTCGCCAGTCTCTACAAGTCCGACGGGTCTTGGGAGAAAACCTTCAAGCAGTGGGAAGCGGATATCGCTGGTTATGAAAAGTTCGCCGGCAAACTGGGCGATAGCGCGAAGTCGCTGGCAACGTGTATCGAATTCGACCTACAAATGGACCGCGTCGGCGAGCGGCTGGGCAACTATGCATATTTGAAAGCTGCCGAAGACACGGCCAATAGCACGTATCAGCGGATGATCGGGCGTTATCGCAATGTCGCCAGCCGCGCTGGGCAGCTTGCCAGCTTTATTCGCCCGGAAATCATGGCGATTCCGGCAGCGAAGATGAAAAAGTTTCTCGCAGCGAAGGAACTGCAGCCGCATCGCGTTTCGCTCCAGCGGTTGCTGCGGTTCAAACCGCACACACTCGGCAAGGGAGAGGAAAAGCTACTCGCGATGCAAGCGGAGATGTCGGAGACGTCGAACCTTGTGTTTCGTCAGTTGACCGATGCCGACTTGAAGTTCGGCCTCGTGAAGAATGACAAGGGAGAGCAAGTTGAGTTGAGCAACGCGACCTTTACGATGTTCCTGCATTCGCCGAAGCGCACCGTTCGCAAGACGGTTTTTCATCAGTTCTACGCGCAGTACAAGGCTCACGAAAATTCGCTGGCCGCGACGCTCGCCGGGTCGATGCAGCGAGACGTTTATTACGCGAAGGCTCGCGGATACAAGAGCGCCCTCGCCGCAGCACTGTTCGCCGACAATGTGCCGGAAACGGTCTACGACAATCTGATCGATTCGGTCCATCGGCACATGCCCGCGCTGTATAAGTATTTCGAGTTGCGGAAACGCAAAATGCGGCTGCCGGACATTCACCATTACGACACTTACGTACCAATTCTCAGCGAACTGGAATCGCGGCACACGTGGGATCAAGCCGTGAAGGTCGTTGTCGCGGCGTTCGAACCGCTGGGGAGCGAATACTGTGGCGTACTCGAGTGCGGCCTATCGAACGGTTGGTGCGACCGCTATCCGAACCAGGGGAAGCAAAGCGGGGCGTTCTCATCCGGCACGTTCGACGGCGATCCGTACATCATGATGAACTACAAGCCGGAGGTGCTGGACGATGTGTTTACGCTGGCCCACGAAGCCGGCCACTCGATGCACAGCCACTACTCGGCCA
This region of Pirellulales bacterium genomic DNA includes:
- the pepF gene encoding oligoendopeptidase F, which encodes MSKIKHLPKRAEVKPSDCWNLASLYKSDGSWEKTFKQWEADIAGYEKFAGKLGDSAKSLATCIEFDLQMDRVGERLGNYAYLKAAEDTANSTYQRMIGRYRNVASRAGQLASFIRPEIMAIPAAKMKKFLAAKELQPHRVSLQRLLRFKPHTLGKGEEKLLAMQAEMSETSNLVFRQLTDADLKFGLVKNDKGEQVELSNATFTMFLHSPKRTVRKTVFHQFYAQYKAHENSLAATLAGSMQRDVYYAKARGYKSALAAALFADNVPETVYDNLIDSVHRHMPALYKYFELRKRKMRLPDIHHYDTYVPILSELESRHTWDQAVKVVVAAFEPLGSEYCGVLECGLSNGWCDRYPNQGKQSGAFSSGTFDGDPYIMMNYKPEVLDDVFTLAHEAGHSMHSHYSAKHQPFQYYNYTIFVAEVASTFNEQLLSRHLMQKARSKDDKAFLINREIDAIRGTIVRQTMFAEFEKIAHALIESGEPLTVERFKEAYNRLLALYFGPDFAIDEELVLECFRIPHFYRAFYVYNYATGLSAAIALSKRVTEGGRAELADYLSFLQGGCSKFPLDLLRDAGVDMEKPEPVNTALAHFSRLVDELEQLL